In the genome of Coxiella burnetii, the window AGGCAAACACTCAGACATTTGCCGCAATGATTCGCGCTTCTGCTGCTAAAAATGATTTTAATTTTCCAAAAAAGGTGTTAACTGACTTTTTTAAAATCTGCTCTTTCGAAAATGAACAACATAAAAATATTATTATTGAGTGGAGCAACTCTTGGTTTTCCGATTTATCTGAGAAAAATGGTGCGCCTCCCCCAAAAGTTGAAATCAAAGCTTTTCTCGACAAGAATCAAAATGATTTTAAAGAAATCATAAATGCGGTGTTGTTTTTATTTAGAAAAATAACTTTAAACAGTGCCGCCAATCAAGCGAATAATGCCATAAATTTATTCGAATCAATGCGCCAGCAAGGTAGGGGTTTTGATCTTTTTTCCTATATCACCTTATTCGATACATTACGAAAATCAAACGAAGAAATATTGATACCGCCCGAGGAGAAGCCTAAGTATACGTATATGAAAGTCCAAACTTTTTTTCAAGAATGTTTAAATTTAATTAACAACGGTTTTTCTCAATTTCAATATTCGGGGTTAAATGAAATACCCATACTCGATGGCAAAATCACTCGAGAAAAATTAAAGGGAATCGAGTCCAGACTTTACAATAGCCGACTGGAAATAGCGGTTACACTTAACGAATTTCAATATGCCACTATTCTGTTTTCAACCAACAGCTCTCCCAGCCCCCATACTTATTTATTAATGCTTCTCTGGATGAAGAAACAATATATCGAGGGGCGGAATGATAATCCGTTCCTAAATAACCCGCTCAAAACCTGCAAAGGAATTGATATGGTTTTTAAAAGAGCTATTGATCATCAACAAGCAACTTCTTCGATAGTGAGTCAGGTACTTCGAATAATAAGAACTCTGATCTATAACACCCGTGTCTCTGGAATCTTATTTGATTATGCCTGCGAAGTAATCGAAATAGCCTATAATTTGAATTTGATTACCACACAAATCATCTCCATTTTTTTTCAATTAGTATGGAAACACAATAAATATGACCAGGCCAAGGATTTTATCCGAAACAAAATTGGAAGTGATGAATTGTGTCAATTTCTAATAGACAAAGTTGCTGCTCAGAAAATTGTTGAGGAAGATAGCTATTATCATCAACTATTTAGACATCAGATAATGTCTTTAGAGCCCGATCAGGCAGACGAACTTTTTATTTCTATTTTTCATTTTATTTCCAAATGTAAGGAGATAAATAAAACCTCTCTCAGTTTGCTAATTTTCAAGTTAACTACTATTGTCGTTAACAAATATTATTTAGCCAGATATCTATTTGAAAAATTAAAAACAATCGCTGATGAAAAAATGTGGTCGTACATGATCGAAGGCGCCATTATTTGCAATCAACCTAATGATGTTAGAGATTTAATGGGTCAATTAAGCTGGCCTGAGAATTGCGGAATGACACAAGCTGTCTTGACTCGTTTGTTTCTAAATCCCTACTTAATTTCTTACCTTTACTCTTTAAATCTAATCCCTTCTCCGGGAAATTTTCAATTCGCTCCCACCATCGTATATCGTTACAACATTTTTTCCCCTTCTGACAGTCCATCTTTCTTTGAAAAATCCGAAGAGGAAGAGAATCCTTTCTTTAATCTGACTGATACTCAATTTCACTGCGGTTAATCGTGCTCATTAAAATAGCGCTCATTGCCATGCCAATTACCGCTAAAATGAGAGGAACATTGACGCCATAGCTTGCTAAATAAGCGGTTAAAAACGAGGTTAGACCGAAGCAGAGTGCCATAATCGCGCCAGTGACGCCCATTACCCATCCCTGTTCATCTCTACTCACCTGATTTGAAAACAAGTAATAATTGCGGAATAGCCAACAGCAATAGCCGTGCCAACGGCGATCATTAGCCCCCATAAATAAACCGCTTGATGCGTAACAATGATCAATAAAATGAAAATGGCGGTTAAGAAAAAACTAATGGTGATGATGGATTTTAAATTAAAGTATTTCACAAAACGATCGACTAAATAAGCGCAACCAATACTAAAGCCAATACCCATGTCTGCCAATAACAGTGAGATTTTTAAAGGGGTGAACCCATAACGGTGTAATACGAACATTGCAATAAAGGAAAAGAAATTACTCCATCCATAAATCATTACAAGCAAAACAATAGATAATTTACGCACTTTTTTATGTTTGAACGCCGACATAAAAATATCGACAGCATGCTGCAATTTTATATTAATTTTTTTGGTTCGCTGGAAAGTTTCATTAAACAGCCATCCTAATAAAAACGCATTAATCAATGAAATCAACGAAGCAAAATAAAGTGGCGTTGAAAACCCAAACCAACTCACAAACTGACTATCCGATAAAACACCCCCAATGATGGGCCCGATGATAAAACCCAACGAAATTGCCAAGAGTATCAAGCCAATATTACGCGCTTTGTGCGCTTCCGAGCTTACATCCACGATGGCCGCTTGCGCGATGGGCTGGCTGCCCGCCGTAAATCCTGCGATCACTCGACCAAGAATTAAGAACGTCAGGCTGTGAATGCCGACAGCAAAAGCTGATAATAAATAACCCAAAAACGAGCCGATTAAACAACCAACAGCGCCTTTTTTCGGCCAACGGTATCGGAAAGATCGCCCAGAATAGCAGCGCCGAAGAACCAACAGATCATGAAAATGCCTACTGTCAGGCCATACAGAAAGTCCCGCGTCGCTAGCGTTGTCGCTGCCGGCAGAAAATTAGAATGGTTATCAATGATAATGGCGTTTAGGACAGGAAAAAGCAGGCTCAATCCCATCCCATCGATAAAGAGCACCAAAAACAAAGGGGCTATTGCGGAAAGTGATTTGCGATTGGACATGGTTAAACCTCACAAGAAGGTGTTGGATTCTATAACAAATGGATTTTTAAAACAATGGCGATTTAAGGTTTTCTTAATAAAGGCTGTTTATACTACTTTTTAAAATGGAGGCTGATATCATGTCACGTGTTGACCCTGGATTGAAGGACCTTTTTACAAATTTACTTAGTGAGATAGAAAGCAATATCCTTGATAAAGGACAATTATTTAAATCCGCAACGCCAAGTTCTATTACGCTCCACTACCTTCCTGGTTATCTTCAAAAATTTAGTACGCTTGATTACCGACACCTTTCATCGGATGAAGAACATCACCTTAAAAAAACGATTCAGAGTTTTATTGACGAGCTACAATGCTGTCCCTTTAATAAAAAAATTTATCAAGGTCAACTATGCCAGCGCATTTGTGGGCTTTTAGTTGAATTTGGAAAGGCAGGAGTGTTTTTACCTGATATGGACAATTCATTGTTATGGTTAGAGATGAGCAATAACGACATGGGAAAATTTACAAAAAGAGGCAAAAGAAATAAAAGAACGAGAGATGTCGATGGCGCCGTCACAATTTACACTGCCAATGTGAGTACCCTAACCAAAACCGAGAGTTGGAATTCGATTTTCGAAGCGCAAGATATTTTACCCCATGACTGTTCGGAATCCGTGGAGTCAATAAATAAATATTTAATCGCTTGGAAAAAAGAGAAAGGGCGTAATTGGGAAAAATCATCCCGTGCTCCTGCGATGCAGTTTTTGGAGGTTTACGTTCAACAGAGACTCGGCTTTCAACCGGTAATAAGTCAAAATAAAAACACGACTTCTTCTAATTCGACTCACACGTTATTTCGATCTCCCCCACCTGGCGACCGAAAAGAACCGGCCCCGACTTTCATCCAGAAATCTAATATCTCATTAACGAGTCATCGATAGCATCTACCCAATCGATGGTGGAATGAAAATTAATGCGCCTCATCCCAATTCCCCCCGACGCCGACATCAACCACTAACGGCACAGATAGAGCAACGGCTTCTTCCATGGCTTTTTTGATTTGGGGGATGACTTTTTCCAAATCTTTTTCGGCCACTTCAAAAACCAGTTCGTCATGCACTTGCATGATCAAATGAGCCTCAACGGGGTTTTTTTGGAGCCAATCGCTGACTTTAATCATGGCGATTTTAATAATATCGGCGGCTGTGCCTTGCATGGGTGCGTTTATCGCCGCGCGTTCGGCAGCGCGGCGGCGCTGCATATTGGAGGCGTGGATGTCTGGTAAATAAACGCGGCGGCCGAAAAGTGTTTCTACGTAGCCTTGGGTAAAAGCAACAATGCGGATTTTTTGCATGTACTCATGCACTTTAGGATAGCGTTTAAAATAAATATCAATGTATTCTTTCGCTAAATCGCGCCCAATTCCCAATTGGCGTCCTAAACCGAAACTCGACATTCCGTACAACAACCCAAAATTAATTGCTTTCGCGCGGCGACGTTGTTCGGGCGTCACTTGTTCCAAGTTCACACCAAACACTTCAGCCGCGGTCGCGCGATGAATATCCCATTCCTTATCAAAAGCCTTAATTAAGCTGGGATCTTTTGAAATGTGTGCAATGATACGTAATTCCACTTGCGAATAATCCGCCGCCACCATCTGAAACCCAGGTGGCGCAATAAACGCGCGTCGGATTTTTCGCCCTTCTTCCGTACGGATGGGAATGTTTTGTAAGTTGGGATTATTCGAAGATAACCGTCCCGTTGAGGTGACGGTTTGGTTATAGGAAGTGTGAATGCGGCGGCTCGCTGGATGCACCTGCACTGGCAAACGATCAGTATAAGTTGTTTTTAACTTAGTAAGACTGCGGTGCTCCAAAATCACTTTAGGTAAAGGATAATCCAAGGCTAAATCTTGTAAAACATTTTCTGCTGTCGATGGCTGACCGCCGGGGGTTTTTTTAAAAATCGGTAGTTTTAGTTCTTCGTATAAAATCGTTTGCAATTGTTTAGGCGAACTCAAATTAAACTCGCGACCCGCTAATTTATAGGCTTGTTGCTCCAACAAGGCAATGCGACCACCGAGTTCGATGCTCTGTGCCTGCAGCATCGCGGTATCCACTAAAACTCCCCGCATTTCCATTTTCATGAGGATCGGCACTAATGGCATTTCGATTTGTTCAAAAACCTTTTTTAAATTTTTTTCTTTTTCAATTAATGGCATTAATTTATGGTGAAGCTGCAAAGTGACATCCGCATCCTCCGCCGCATACGCAGTGGCTTTATCAAGGGTAACGTGATTAAAACTGATTTGTTTCACTCCTTTACCCGCCACATCCTCAAATTTCACCATTATGCGGCCCAAATATTTAAGCGCCAATGTATTTAAATCGTGCCGTGTACTGCTGCTATTTAAAACGTAAGATGCTAGCAGCGTATCGTAAGTCTTTGCTCGGATAGTGAGTCCCTCTTTTGCCAAAACCTCGGCGTCATATTTTAAATTTTGGCATATGATGGTTTTATTCGGGTCTTCTAGTAAGGGTTTTAATTCCCGCAATACCTCTTCTTTATCAAGCTGCGCAGGCGCGCCTGTATAATCATGCCCAAGCGGCACATAAGCTGCCTCGTGCGGGGAAACCGCAAATGAAACGCCGACTAATTTTGCTTGTATCGCATTAAAATCAGTCGTTTCCGTGTCGAAAGCGAATACTTTAGCGTCGGCTAATTTCTTCATCCATTTTTCAAAAGTTTTTTTATCTGTGATTGTGGCGTATTGAAAAGCGGCTACTTTTTTATCTTGGTTTGCCAGAAGTTCGGCAAGCCAAGATTTAAATTCATATTCGGTAAACAGTTCAATTAATTTTTCGCGATTTTTTTCCGTTTGGATTAAATCCGTGGGATTTTCTTCCAAGGGCAAATCGGAAATAACCGTTACTAATCGGCGCATCAACGGCAGGTCATCGATACAAGCGCGAAGGTTTTCACCAACTTTTCCTTTAATTTCATTCGCATGTTTTATAAGATTTTCGACAGAATCGTATTGGCTGAGCCACTTAACGGCGGTTTTGGGGCCGACTTTGGGGACGCCCGGAATATTGTCGGTGGTGTCGCCAGTTAAGGTTAAATAATCGATAATTTTCTCAGGCGGCACGCCAAATTTTTCAAGAACGCCTTTCGAATTGAGCAACCGGTCAGTCATCGTATTAACCAATGTCACGTGTTCATTGACAATCTGGGCTAAGTCTTTATCGCCAGTTGAAACCAAAACTGGCATTCCCTTTTCTTTTGCTTTTTTAGCTAACGTAGCGATCACATCGTCGGCTTCATAGCCCTCCTTAATAATAAGAGGAAAGCCGAGCGCTCGGATGATTTCAAACAAGGGCTTAATTTGACTTCGCAATTCATTAGGCATTTCGATACGGTTAGCTTTGTAGGTGTGATACAAATCATGGCGAAAGGTTTTACCCTTCGGGTCAAACACCACCGCGACATAATCGGGTTGGTATTCCACCATTAGTTTTCGCAGCATATTAATGACGCCGTACATCGCCCCCGTTGGCTGGCCTTTGCGGTTCGTCAGCGGGGGCAATGCATAATAAGCTCGAAAGAGATAAGAAGACCCATCAATCAAAATGAGGGGTTTGGAACTTAATGTTGTCATAATAAAAAAAACGGTATTCACACGCGACTAAAGTTGATAGGATATTCTACACACGTTAACCTGTTGAAGCTATGTTAAAACGTTCTATATCACCGTTCGCCTTGCTGCTCACTTCTGTCAGCGCCATCCTTGGGTCCGGTTGGTTATTCGCCGCTTATTATACCTCAGAATTAGCGGGTCCATCCGCTATTTTAGCGTGGTTAATCGGGGGCTCTGCCGCCATTATCATCGCGTTCGTTTTTGCGGAATTATGCGCTATGTTGCCGATTACGGGCTCCAGCACACGCATACCTTATTATACTCATGGCACACTGGTGAGTTTCCTTTTTGCCTGGATTATCTGGCTTACTTACGCTTCGTTTGCCTCCACGGAAGTTCAGGCCGTACTGCAATATTTCAGTTATTTTTTTCCTTCTTTGGTCCAAAGTAACGCGGGTTTAACGGGTTTTGGTTACTTTCTCGCTACCCTATTAATGCTCGCTATTAGTGCGCTGAATGTTTTTTCTTTACGGTGGTTGTTGCGCTGTAATAATGTGCTTACCCTTTTAAAAATTGCGATCCCTGTTATCGTAGCGCTGGTTATTCTGGCGGTTTATTTCTCGCCCCATCAACTCCTCCATCCTGGCCATTCCTCTTTTATGCCTTATGGGATGCACGGTGTTTTTGCAGCCGTCTCCGGCGGGGGCATTGTTTTTGCTTTTAATGGATTTAAGCAAGCCTGTGAAATGGCAGGGGAAGCTAAAAAGCCCGCGCGGGCTTTACCGTTCGCGGTGATTGGTTCGGTGATCGTATGTTTAATCGTATACCTTTTGTTGCAGTTCGCTTTTTTGACATCAATTATCCCCTCTAATTTAATTCATGGCTGGTCGCATCTCGCTCTTCCTGGGGGAACTAGCCCTCTAACGGCGGTTGCGCACCAAGGGCATTTAGACATTCTGCTTCCCGTTTTATACGCGGGAGCGGTTATCGGTCCGATGGCGGCGGCCTTGATGTACACCAGCAGTGCGGCGCGATCTTTGTATGGGATGAGTAAAAGTCATCATATTCCACCGTTGTTTCAACGGTTACTGCACGGCAATCCCGTTGTGGCTATCATTACTAATTTTCTGCTGGGAATGTCGCTTTTCGCCCCCTTGCCGGGTTGGAACAGCATGATTACCTTCCTTACCTCACTAATTGCGCTCACTTACGGCATCGGCCCCATTTGTTTATTAACCTTACGTAAACAACTGCCCGATTATCAACGCCCTTTTAAATTACCCTTCGTGACAGTATGGGCCACCTTCGCTTTTTACCTTTGCACACTTCTTACTTATTGGAGCGGTTGGGCTGTTATTTCCAAATTGGGCATCGCCTTGGTGGTCGGCCTTCTCGTTTTATTCATTCACCGTGCTTTCATTAGCCCCGATGAGCGAGTTCCCCTGAATGCGAAAGCCGCCTTATGGGTTTGGCCTTACTTAGTGGGGGTCACGCTCATCTCTTATCTCGGCGATTATGGCGGAGGTAAAGGAGTAATTCCCCCGGGATGGGATTTTGGTGTTATCGGCCTTTTTTGTATCATGATTATGTGGCTCGCTCTCAAATTTAGATTGCCAACTATACTCACCCAGCATTACATGAAGGATGGGGATTTCACTCACCAACCGCCAGAGCAAGAAACCGATGGAACCCAAGAACCCGCGTTCGCTCAGCACGGCTGAGGTCATGACACCAGAAAAGGTGAATTTTGCAGGGAATATCCATGGCGGATATATTCTCAAGCTCATCGATCAAACAGCCTACGCCTGTGCTGCCCGTTACAGTGGTCATTATGTCGTAACGCTTTCGGTTGACGGAGTGTTGTTTAAACAGCCCATTTATCTCGGCGAGTTAGTCACTTGTTATGCAATGATTAATTACGTGGGACGCACTTCAATGGAAGTGGGCATCAAAGTCGTCGCTGAAAATTTAATCACCGGCGAAAAACGACATACCAACTCCTGTTACGTCACCATGGTTGCCGTCGATACAAATTTAAAACCTGTAGCCGTCCCCCCTTTAACAATTAATGATGAAATCGAACAACGTCGCTTCGACGAAGCAAAAATGAGAAGAGAAACGCGAATTCAGCTAGCAAAAGCGCATGAAAAACGAAAAAATAAATGATTTTTGAACTTCCTTCTCCCCCTCACTGGGAGTCAAGAGAGGCTTCTTTTAAACAATAATTCCTCCAATCAATTGCGAACACCAGTTAAAAGGATGTCTTCATCAGCCGAGTTTAGTAGAATCACCCCATGCGCCGTATACGTGAGCTGATTATCGGAAAACCTCGTGATCCCATGAAAAAGGATACGCGTAAGCATATCGCTTTAGTGGCATTTCTGGCGTGGATCGGATTAGGCGCAGACGGTCTCTCCTCTTCTTGTTATGGTCCTGAACAGGCATTTTATGCCTTAGGCCAACATACACACCTTGCACTCTTTTTGGCTTTAGCCACCGCCATCACAGTTTTTTTAATCGCGCTGGCTTACAACCAAGTCATTAAATTATTTCCCAATGGGGGAGGGGGTTATAAAGTAGCCACCCAATTGTTAGGACCTTATTCGGGACTCGTATCGGGCGCCGCTTTACTGATTGACTACATTCTAACGATTGCCATTTCAATTGCTGCGGGAACCGATGCTATTTTCAGTTTGCTACCCCTTAAATATTTACCTTATAAGCTCGTGGTAGAACCGATTGTTTTATTGTTGTTATTAATGCTGAACCTACGGGGAGCCAAAGAATCAATAAAAGTGTTGATGATTATTTTCCTGGGATTTTTTATTACTCACATCATTGTGATTACTGCCGGCATTATTTTACACAACTACGGTATTAAAACCGTTATTCAGAATTCCTATGTAGAAACTTTTCATCATGCAAGGATATTCGGATGGTTTTTCGTATTGGCCTTATTTATGCGGGCTTATTCTTTAGGTGCTGGTACATACACCGGCTTAGAAGCCGTTTCCAATAACGTAAATATCCTTGCCGAACCCCGCGTTAAAACAGGTTCATTAACCATGCTTTACATGGCCATTTCATTAAGTTTGGTGGCCGGAGGCATTATTTTACTTTATTTACTGTGGGGTGCTCATCCCGTCCCAGGACAAACGCTCAATGCGGTCGTTTTTGAATCCATTTTACAAACGTGGCCTTATCATCACTTTTTATTATTGGTATTAATGGCATTGGAAGCGGGACTTTTAGTTATCGCCGCCAATACGGGCTTCCTCGGCGGCCCTGCGGTTTTAGCGAATATGTCTATCGATTCGTGGGTGCCTCATCGCTTTGGCATGCTGTCCAGTCGATTGGTCACTCAAAATGGTCTGCTATTTTTTGGATTAGCCGCGTTACTTATTTTATTTGCCACCGACGGCCGCGTGGAATTTCTCGTTGTCCTATATAGCATGAATGTGTTTTTGACTTTTAGCATGTCATTGCTGGGGCTTGCTGTTTATTGGATACGTCATCGAAAATACGAAAAATATTGGTTCCCTCAGTGGCTGTTAGCGGTGATCGCGTTGATTGTCTGCGTTTCTATTCTTATCGTTACTTTGATATCGAAATTTGAATTGGGTGGTTGGATTACCGTCGTGGTAACCGGCGCTGCGATCGCAGGCGGCATTGTTATTAAACGTCATTACCGCCGTTACAACGAACTAAAAAAGAAGCTCAACCAGGAATTACGGATTCCGTTGGTGAGCAAGGAAGCGGCTATTCCCTCTATCGATCCCAAAAAGCCAACCGCTGTTTTTCTTGTAAAAGAAATCGGCGCAGCTATGCATTCTTTACTGTGGGTCACTCGGATGTTCCCTAATTATTTTCATAATTTTATTTTCATTAGCACTGGCGAAGTTGATATCGGTAGCTTTGGTAGCGATGCAGCGCTTTCAAAATTAAAAGAACAAACGGATGCGATTCTGGATTATTTAGTCAAATACTCCCAAATGCACGGCATCGCCGCCGAATCCTATAGCGGCTTTGGCACGGATGCCGTCGATCAAATTATGCAGATCTCTGAAAAAGTTAATAAAAAATTCCCCACCGCCATTTATTTCTCTTCCCGCTATGTTTACCCCACTGAAAATTGGTTCACCCGCTTATTACACACCGACCTCGCTAACATCATCCAACGCCGCCTGCACACGCTGGGAGCTAAGATGTTGATATTGCCATTAAAATTAAAGACATGATAAACCGTCATTATAATTATCCGACTGATTTGGCGGTAAATATTTTCCCCAAAGTTCAAATTATTTATTGAATTGATTGATGAAATTATGGGAGGTAAAAAATATGAACACATACATGCTTATCCAATTACAATTCGACCTTTATCAAAAGAAGATGGCGGGGGACCCCTAAATTTATACCTGATTGTCTCAGATGGAACTTTCAATAAAGTTAAATTGGGTCCTAAAGCATGCAATCTTGCAATGGACGATAAGCTTATAAAACGATTTTCTAAGACAGATAGATCTAGAATAATATTTGCAGCGGGGTTTCATAAGAAAGTAGCCCGTATGCAGCGAAGCGGAATACGGGAACTGCGTTTTCTATCCCCCGTATTCAGCCTAAATTTCCGCTTTCTCGTGAGTGACGGTGGTGTATATTTCCAAATTGTCAATTTCCATCAGCGTTTCAGGGTGTTTGGCAATTCTAAATCCTTTTTTTTCGTAAATTTTTCTCGCTTCTTCCGTTGTTCTAAGCGACCACGTTTTTAATCCTTGCAGTTTTGGATGCGAAAACATTTCATCAATCAAAGCCTTCCCGAGTCCGTTTCGGCGGTAGCGAGGGTCAATAACGACATCACAAATATAAGCATATGTCGTATAATCACTAATAACACGCCCAAAACCAACGAGTTGCTCTGAGTCTTCCTCATAAATACCAAAACAAAAAGAATGCTCGATAAAGCGTTCTACATATTCAATTGGAATATCTTTGGACCAGAAGCAGTCTTTTAGAAGGCGGCAAACTTTCTCTTTATTTTTCTTAAGCAGCCTTTTTGAATTTGAAAAATAATAATTTTTCATAAAGACTTGTCTTTAATCTGTCCAAATTCATTATCCCTAGCAGTGTAGTTTGTATCTAGACTAAGAATATTAAAATTCGTTTGTTTATCGTAAATATCAAGTTGTTCCATTTTCTTTAGTTTTTTAGTAAGTCGGATAGAAATTGGCAAGCCAATTAATTCGATAAAAACTTTAATAAACCACATGGTGAGTGCGAGCATGATTAAATTTGAATCGCTCATGACGCCATAAAAAGCAATGATGCTAAAAATAGTGCTGTCTGTACCGGAGGCGACGATGGTAGAGAGTACGAAGCGAATTCCTAAGTAACGACCTTTCGTTTTTATTTTTAACTTGGCCATAACAAAAGAATTAAGCGGTTCAGAACTGAGATAGCTAATAGCCGAAGCCAAAATGATTCTAACATTGGTGGCAAGTAAAGTATCGAAAACCGTGTTATTGGTTGGATAATTGGGGCTAGGCATATGAATAATAACTTGGCCATAGATAATAAATAAAGCATTAAACAAAAAACCGCACCAAATGGCTCGTCGCGCGTGTTTATAACCATACACTTCGGTGATCAAATCAGATAGCAAAAAAGTAAGCGGAAAAATTAATGTTCCTGCATCTGTATTTAAACCAAAAATATTAATCAGTCTCGGATCAAACCAATTAGCTAATACGATAACCATCGAATAAGTCAATGTTAAAAACCACAAATACTTTGGCTGTGTTGAAATCAGTTTTGAGTCAATGATATTATCTCTTAGCATCTCAGTCTCTATTTTATCGTTGGTTTTTCAAATGAAATAATTAAATTTTTAGCTATTGCTTTTCCTGCTGCTAAGCCTAATTTTTCGAGGCTTTCGGGATTCACTCGTTTTAGGCTGACATCACTGAAACTACTCCAGGATTCCTTCATAACATGACGTTTATAAGCAGTAGTGTTGCTGATAATGAGTCTCCCATCTGTCATTTGTACTTGCGCAGGGCGCGTTTCTTCTTGTCCCAACCCTAAATAAGAACAAATCATTTGATCTATTTTCTCCAATAGCTTTTTAATCGTCATAACCCACAATCCTATAGCCTAATGGCGAATAGTTATATTTTGATATTAACTTGAATAACGACGCCAATAATTTGGCAGTCATTGTTCATCCCATTAAATTTACCTGAAGCGATATTATTATCAATTTTTTGTATATTAATTTTATTGCCTTTTTTATCATTGATAGCGATTAATGTATCGTGTTCAGGCGGCAATTCCATATCTATAATAAAAATAGAACCCCTTTTAAAGATCGGTTTTATATCTTCATCAGAAAAAAGAGCGATCGCATTCTTGGAAGCTTGAGTCAATTTAACCTCTGTCATTCCTATTTTCTCTTCAAGGCCCAAAGCCATTGAGTAAAGAGGAATCGCCTGGGTCACCGAAAAAGCCCGTACAGTTTGTGTAGCGACCTCAATAGTTTTCGTTTTAAATCCATTGATTAAATCATCAATTGTGACGTCAAAACCATCTTGATTGAAAAAATCCACAATTCTAGCCAGGGTATCAATTCTGGGATTGTTAACTCGTTTGAGCGGGTCTTTATGAATTAATTTCACCAACATAGAATGAGGCATATGAATGGCCTTGGCCAGTTGATAAATGTTAAAAGGGCTTCGATCACGCCGAGATTTGTGCTCAATAAGCTCTTTTAATGTTAAATGGATGATGTTTTTAACGCAATTTTCCATTGTTACTATCTGTATTTTCCCTTAATTGATTCAGAGCTACGGGTTGACGCTGTTCTTTAAGGAACATATACTAGTTACAAAAAGCCATTTTGAGTTTACACAAGATACAAGAAAAGATAAAGCTCTTATTGGCAAAAATATAACCAGGAGGAAATTGGTGACACTTGCAAGCACGAAGAAAAGGAGCTCATGAAGTGCATGGCTCAAGAAATTCTGGAAAATTTATTGAGCATCACCGCCACAAAGAAAAATATTCGTCGCCTGACTGCTCATCTCATTGTTTTTGAAAAAGAGCTCCAACAACGAACCGAAAAGTAAAATAAATGGACTTTTAAAATGGACAAAACGAAAAAATACACTTTAGGACCTAATTTCCCCAACGTTACTCTCACTCATCGTGAAGCACAATGCGTCGCTTATCTTTTAAAAG includes:
- a CDS encoding CBU_1790 family Dot/Icm T4SS effector codes for the protein MFIAIETNKSKLSRLLKGVRIGTRHYASDSRGRFQSFKNKSCDELLKLLENPAITLDIWDINELIKEFARHDNELSKEVYSKAYRAKEANTQTFAAMIRASAAKNDFNFPKKVLTDFFKICSFENEQHKNIIIEWSNSWFSDLSEKNGAPPPKVEIKAFLDKNQNDFKEIINAVLFLFRKITLNSAANQANNAINLFESMRQQGRGFDLFSYITLFDTLRKSNEEILIPPEEKPKYTYMKVQTFFQECLNLINNGFSQFQYSGLNEIPILDGKITREKLKGIESRLYNSRLEIAVTLNEFQYATILFSTNSSPSPHTYLLMLLWMKKQYIEGRNDNPFLNNPLKTCKGIDMVFKRAIDHQQATSSIVSQVLRIIRTLIYNTRVSGILFDYACEVIEIAYNLNLITTQIISIFFQLVWKHNKYDQAKDFIRNKIGSDELCQFLIDKVAAQKIVEEDSYYHQLFRHQIMSLEPDQADELFISIFHFISKCKEINKTSLSLLIFKLTTIVVNKYYLARYLFEKLKTIADEKMWSYMIEGAIICNQPNDVRDLMGQLSWPENCGMTQAVLTRLFLNPYLISYLYSLNLIPSPGNFQFAPTIVYRYNIFSPSDSPSFFEKSEEEENPFFNLTDTQFHCG
- a CDS encoding MFS transporter — translated: MGYLLSAFAVGIHSLTFLILGRVIAGFTAGSQPIAQAAIVDVSSEAHKARNIGLILLAISLGFIIGPIIGGVLSDSQFVSWFGFSTPLYFASLISLINAFLLGWLFNETFQRTKKINIKLQHAVDIFMSAFKHKKVRKLSIVLLVMIYGWSNFFSFIAMFVLHRYGFTPLKISLLLADMGIGFSIGCAYLVDRFVKYFNLKSIITISFFLTAIFILLIIVTHQAVYLWGLMIAVGTAIAVGYSAIITCFQIR
- a CDS encoding MFS transporter, which translates into the protein MSNRKSLSAIAPLFLVLFIDGMGLSLLFPVLNAIIIDNHSNFLPAATTLATRDFLYGLTVGIFMICWFFGAAILGDLSDTVGRKKALLVV
- a CDS encoding CBU_1794 family Dot/Icm T4SS effector — encoded protein: MEADIMSRVDPGLKDLFTNLLSEIESNILDKGQLFKSATPSSITLHYLPGYLQKFSTLDYRHLSSDEEHHLKKTIQSFIDELQCCPFNKKIYQGQLCQRICGLLVEFGKAGVFLPDMDNSLLWLEMSNNDMGKFTKRGKRNKRTRDVDGAVTIYTANVSTLTKTESWNSIFEAQDILPHDCSESVESINKYLIAWKKEKGRNWEKSSRAPAMQFLEVYVQQRLGFQPVISQNKNTTSSNSTHTLFRSPPPGDRKEPAPTFIQKSNISLTSHR
- the polA gene encoding DNA polymerase I, with translation MNTVFFIMTTLSSKPLILIDGSSYLFRAYYALPPLTNRKGQPTGAMYGVINMLRKLMVEYQPDYVAVVFDPKGKTFRHDLYHTYKANRIEMPNELRSQIKPLFEIIRALGFPLIIKEGYEADDVIATLAKKAKEKGMPVLVSTGDKDLAQIVNEHVTLVNTMTDRLLNSKGVLEKFGVPPEKIIDYLTLTGDTTDNIPGVPKVGPKTAVKWLSQYDSVENLIKHANEIKGKVGENLRACIDDLPLMRRLVTVISDLPLEENPTDLIQTEKNREKLIELFTEYEFKSWLAELLANQDKKVAAFQYATITDKKTFEKWMKKLADAKVFAFDTETTDFNAIQAKLVGVSFAVSPHEAAYVPLGHDYTGAPAQLDKEEVLRELKPLLEDPNKTIICQNLKYDAEVLAKEGLTIRAKTYDTLLASYVLNSSSTRHDLNTLALKYLGRIMVKFEDVAGKGVKQISFNHVTLDKATAYAAEDADVTLQLHHKLMPLIEKEKNLKKVFEQIEMPLVPILMKMEMRGVLVDTAMLQAQSIELGGRIALLEQQAYKLAGREFNLSSPKQLQTILYEELKLPIFKKTPGGQPSTAENVLQDLALDYPLPKVILEHRSLTKLKTTYTDRLPVQVHPASRRIHTSYNQTVTSTGRLSSNNPNLQNIPIRTEEGRKIRRAFIAPPGFQMVAADYSQVELRIIAHISKDPSLIKAFDKEWDIHRATAAEVFGVNLEQVTPEQRRRAKAINFGLLYGMSSFGLGRQLGIGRDLAKEYIDIYFKRYPKVHEYMQKIRIVAFTQGYVETLFGRRVYLPDIHASNMQRRRAAERAAINAPMQGTAADIIKIAMIKVSDWLQKNPVEAHLIMQVHDELVFEVAEKDLEKVIPQIKKAMEEAVALSVPLVVDVGVGGNWDEAH